A portion of the Rhodococcus pseudokoreensis genome contains these proteins:
- a CDS encoding PucR family transcriptional regulator, with product MTARDVGGSAPGFRAAAGTGNGTGPGVAPQPFADVLASDLLVSPTLVAGATGTSREVSNVAVMAVPDIGPWLRPGQLLITTSAVLGRLVEPIDAFLARLDRRGVAGLAVRLDDPAAVLPAEMTDAADELGFPVAVVAEPYSQEHPLSGALAESSARQVDAVFEADRLRRVLVDVVMAGGGFAELAVAVAAELGGAVLVTTPDGRQLCRAGDESELALLASSAALDATGRVRTDSTEGGLGLHRLGDESIAVSAISANGIDHGRLVHFCTGRALRSEDQYLVEQAAAVCALVVARELVVSSVEEKHRANFVRDLLLGRGGEHEHVVAHAKTFGWDLDRPVVVVVIEPDPVGEDEPSMPTRLPLVERQARAFTSAVAGRDQGAAVTAMATETVILMGVGTDTMNLVHELVATVRGAGGGGRRAFGVGVSRPTDSVDGIPALYGQARTALKVGRQITGAWAVTHFDDLGVYRLLSLVEDDRELESFASETLRELTADTAEAQDMRRTLEVLLATNINIAETARQLHFHYNTLRYRVVKLEKMLGSFTDHPELRLDLSLALKIMAMRGINS from the coding sequence GTGACGGCGAGGGATGTCGGCGGTTCCGCTCCCGGGTTCCGCGCAGCCGCCGGCACCGGCAACGGGACTGGTCCGGGCGTTGCGCCGCAACCGTTCGCCGACGTGCTGGCGTCCGATCTCCTCGTCTCCCCGACCCTCGTGGCCGGCGCGACCGGCACCTCCCGTGAGGTGTCGAACGTCGCCGTGATGGCGGTGCCGGACATCGGACCGTGGCTCCGGCCCGGGCAGTTGCTGATCACCACGTCCGCGGTTCTGGGTCGGCTGGTCGAGCCGATCGACGCGTTCCTCGCCCGGCTCGACAGGCGGGGCGTCGCCGGGCTCGCCGTGCGCCTCGACGACCCTGCCGCGGTGTTGCCGGCCGAGATGACCGATGCGGCCGACGAACTCGGGTTTCCCGTCGCCGTCGTCGCTGAGCCATACTCGCAGGAACATCCGCTGTCCGGGGCTCTCGCCGAGTCGTCGGCCCGGCAGGTCGACGCCGTGTTCGAGGCGGACCGGCTGCGCCGGGTGCTCGTCGACGTCGTGATGGCCGGCGGTGGGTTCGCCGAACTCGCCGTCGCCGTCGCCGCCGAACTGGGCGGGGCCGTGCTGGTCACGACACCCGACGGACGCCAGTTGTGCCGGGCCGGCGACGAGTCCGAACTCGCGCTGCTGGCGTCGAGTGCGGCGCTCGACGCCACCGGGCGGGTCCGCACCGATTCCACGGAGGGCGGACTCGGCCTGCACCGCCTCGGCGACGAGTCCATCGCGGTGTCGGCGATTTCGGCCAACGGCATCGACCACGGGCGGCTGGTGCACTTTTGCACCGGACGCGCGCTGCGTAGCGAAGACCAGTACCTCGTCGAGCAGGCGGCCGCTGTGTGCGCCCTCGTGGTGGCCCGCGAACTGGTCGTCTCCTCGGTGGAGGAGAAGCACCGCGCCAACTTCGTGCGCGACCTGCTGCTCGGCCGCGGCGGCGAACACGAGCACGTGGTCGCGCACGCCAAGACGTTCGGCTGGGACCTGGACCGTCCCGTGGTGGTCGTGGTGATCGAACCGGATCCGGTCGGCGAGGACGAACCGTCGATGCCCACCCGCCTGCCGCTCGTCGAACGGCAGGCGCGGGCCTTCACCAGCGCCGTCGCGGGCCGCGACCAGGGCGCCGCCGTCACCGCGATGGCGACGGAGACGGTGATCCTGATGGGTGTCGGCACCGACACGATGAACCTCGTCCACGAACTCGTCGCCACCGTGCGCGGCGCCGGCGGCGGTGGTCGCCGCGCGTTCGGCGTGGGCGTTTCCCGGCCGACGGACTCGGTGGACGGCATCCCCGCCCTCTACGGTCAGGCCCGGACCGCGCTGAAGGTGGGACGGCAGATCACCGGCGCCTGGGCGGTGACGCATTTCGACGACCTCGGCGTCTACCGGTTGCTGAGCCTCGTCGAGGACGACCGCGAACTCGAATCGTTCGCGAGCGAGACGCTGCGCGAACTGACGGCCGACACAGCCGAGGCGCAGGACATGCGGCGCACCCTCGAGGTGCTGCTCGCCACCAACATCAACATCGCCGAAACCGCACGTCAACTCCACTTTCACTACAACACCCTGCGGTACCGGGTGGTGAAGCTGGAGAAGATGCTCGGGTCGTTCACCGATCACCCCGAATTGCGTCTCGACCTGTCGCTCGCCCTCAAGATCATGGCGATGCGCGGCATCAATTCCTAA
- the cutA gene encoding aerobic carbon-monoxide dehydrogenase large subunit — translation MSVTKPRTAPAGTKDTGRDTAESEKLFGKPIPRTEDARLLSGNGRYLDDLGHNALIAAFVRSPHAHARITGIDIDAALDLPGVHAIYTYDDLVDDSPEMAENLPLLIPHPAITAPRNGYPLAKDEVNHVGEAIAMVVADNRYVAEDACAKIDVTYEMLQPVVGIDVARQAAAAVHADVPDNVAAHLQHGFGDVDAELAKAPHRLTLNLEIERSASMPMEGKGVYARWDTDEQALTFWTSTQTSTSARAAIAARLNMAHNKVHCIAPDVGGGFGVKIVHPWPEEVMVTWAARRLGTAGISSEVKWVEDRREHFVSSAHERGQIQEVTVGFDDDGTLLAFDFTFWHDNGAYLPYGIIVMLNTSTQVLGPYKPKSFRVDAYSLYTNTVIVTPYRGAGRPQAVFAMERAMDAIAKYLGKDVIEVREHNFIRPEEMPYDFHLTFQDGRPLIYDTGNYQAGIDKLKKLIDWDGFAEYKKQAKAEGRAVGIGIGAYVEGTGPGPYEGAHVLVETSGKVKAATGLTTQGQGHQTAFAQIVADDLGVPVTDVEIVTGDTRRFGYAVGTFASRGAVMSGSAFHVAAQMVAEKARKIAGDALNLDPAELELRGGHVCKIGTLPGAEGTSISLGVVAVLSNPLRYAFDDASRQATGFAKADTDMTIPPVREGEQPGLEATGYYSPPTSTFASGVHAAIVETDPVTAEIHVRRYAVIHDCGNVINPRIVEGQVMGAVAQGVGGALYEKIVYDEHGQMLNASYMDFLMPFVTEMPDSLEMDHTVTPSGLNPLGMKGAGEAGVIPTSAVIAAAIEDAEGIPITSMPISPSELFELRLAHASSQSKENE, via the coding sequence ATGAGCGTCACGAAACCCCGCACCGCGCCGGCGGGCACGAAGGACACCGGCCGGGACACCGCCGAATCCGAGAAGCTGTTCGGCAAACCGATTCCCCGCACCGAGGACGCCCGGCTGCTGTCCGGCAACGGCCGCTACCTGGACGACCTGGGCCACAACGCGCTCATCGCCGCATTTGTTCGATCGCCGCACGCGCACGCCCGGATCACCGGGATCGACATCGACGCCGCCCTGGATCTGCCCGGCGTGCACGCGATCTACACGTACGACGACCTCGTCGACGACTCGCCGGAGATGGCCGAGAACCTGCCCCTCCTCATCCCGCATCCGGCGATCACCGCGCCGCGCAACGGGTATCCGCTCGCCAAGGACGAGGTCAACCACGTCGGCGAGGCGATCGCGATGGTCGTCGCCGACAACCGGTACGTCGCCGAGGACGCGTGCGCCAAGATCGACGTCACGTACGAGATGCTCCAACCGGTCGTCGGGATCGACGTGGCCCGGCAGGCGGCCGCCGCCGTGCACGCGGACGTCCCCGACAACGTCGCGGCGCACCTGCAGCACGGATTCGGTGACGTGGACGCGGAACTTGCGAAGGCGCCGCACCGGCTCACCCTGAACCTCGAGATCGAACGGTCGGCGTCGATGCCGATGGAGGGCAAGGGCGTCTACGCCCGCTGGGACACCGACGAGCAGGCGCTCACGTTCTGGACATCGACGCAGACATCGACGTCGGCGCGGGCGGCGATCGCGGCACGACTGAACATGGCGCACAACAAGGTCCACTGCATCGCCCCGGACGTCGGCGGCGGGTTCGGGGTGAAGATCGTCCACCCGTGGCCGGAGGAGGTCATGGTCACCTGGGCCGCGCGCCGGCTCGGGACGGCCGGCATCTCCAGCGAGGTCAAATGGGTCGAGGACCGGCGTGAGCACTTCGTGTCCAGCGCGCACGAACGCGGCCAGATCCAGGAAGTGACGGTCGGATTCGACGACGACGGCACCCTCCTCGCGTTCGACTTCACCTTCTGGCACGACAACGGCGCCTACCTGCCGTACGGCATCATCGTCATGCTGAACACGTCGACGCAGGTCCTCGGGCCGTACAAGCCGAAATCGTTCCGGGTGGACGCGTATTCGCTGTACACGAACACCGTCATCGTGACGCCCTACCGCGGCGCCGGCCGCCCGCAGGCCGTGTTCGCGATGGAACGGGCGATGGACGCGATCGCGAAATATCTCGGCAAGGACGTCATCGAGGTCCGCGAGCACAACTTCATCCGGCCCGAGGAGATGCCGTACGACTTCCACCTCACGTTCCAGGACGGCCGCCCGCTGATTTACGACACCGGCAACTACCAGGCCGGGATCGACAAACTCAAGAAGCTCATCGACTGGGACGGGTTCGCCGAGTACAAGAAGCAGGCGAAGGCCGAGGGCCGGGCCGTGGGCATCGGGATCGGCGCCTACGTGGAGGGAACCGGGCCGGGCCCGTACGAGGGCGCCCACGTCCTCGTCGAAACGTCCGGGAAGGTGAAGGCCGCAACGGGTCTGACCACCCAGGGGCAGGGTCACCAGACGGCGTTCGCGCAGATCGTCGCGGACGACCTCGGCGTGCCGGTCACCGACGTCGAGATCGTCACCGGCGACACCCGCCGATTCGGTTATGCCGTCGGCACGTTCGCGTCCCGCGGCGCCGTGATGTCCGGTTCCGCGTTCCACGTGGCCGCGCAGATGGTCGCGGAGAAGGCCCGCAAGATCGCCGGGGACGCGCTGAACCTCGACCCCGCCGAACTGGAACTTCGCGGTGGGCACGTGTGCAAGATCGGCACGCTGCCCGGCGCCGAGGGCACGTCCATCTCGCTGGGTGTGGTCGCCGTGCTGTCGAACCCGCTGCGCTACGCGTTCGACGACGCGTCGCGGCAGGCCACCGGATTCGCGAAAGCCGACACGGACATGACGATTCCGCCGGTCCGGGAAGGCGAACAGCCCGGACTCGAGGCCACCGGTTACTACTCGCCGCCGACGTCGACGTTCGCGTCGGGCGTGCACGCGGCGATCGTCGAAACCGATCCGGTGACGGCGGAGATCCACGTGCGGCGGTACGCCGTCATCCACGACTGCGGCAACGTCATCAACCCGCGGATCGTCGAGGGCCAGGTCATGGGCGCGGTCGCGCAGGGGGTCGGCGGCGCGCTGTACGAGAAGATCGTCTACGACGAGCACGGCCAGATGCTGAACGCGTCGTACATGGACTTCCTGATGCCGTTCGTCACCGAGATGCCCGACTCGCTCGAGATGGACCACACCGTCACCCCGTCCGGTCTCAATCCCCTCGGCATGAAGGGTGCGGGTGAGGCGGGCGTGATTCCGACGTCCGCCGTCATCGCCGCCGCGATCGAGGACGCGGAAGGCATCCCGATCACATCCATGCCGATATCCCCTTCGGAGTTGTTCGAGCTTCGCCTCGCGCACGCGTCGTCACAGAGCAAGGAGAACGAATGA
- a CDS encoding uracil-xanthine permease family protein, which translates to MPIWTLHGDGKTIAPGEVVTPSERLSWGRTIGLGGQHVVSMFGATFVFPIIMGLNPQLAVMMSGFCTLFFLLVVKGRIPSYLGTSAAFVGGIAAIRAQGGTSAQVTGAILVSGLVLAGIGVLIHFLGGGVVFKILPPVVTGAVVMLIGFNLAPVVAGTYWPQDQWVALTVMVVLVVASVALRGFLGRVAIFLTLLFGYVLSWVLDLTTGMITSYDPVAGAVTEHFRVNWDGVSSASWIGLPPFSDEANGIVGIHAPSFSLTFIVLVLPGVIALIAENAGHVKAVAEITKTDLDPMMGRALIGDGLATTIATSVGGSPTTTYAENIGVMAATKVYSTAAYAAAGVIAMLLGFSPKFGAVISATPGGVLGGITVVLYGIIGLLGAKIWKENGVDFGNPLNLMPIAAGLIIAIGDVELTFSDSFSLSGIALGTIVVIGMYHLCRVIAPKDADNADDSGTGRHHPKPTTDDGTVPDRVGQLT; encoded by the coding sequence ATGCCTATCTGGACACTGCACGGAGATGGCAAGACCATCGCACCCGGGGAGGTCGTCACCCCCAGCGAACGGCTCAGCTGGGGCCGCACGATCGGGCTCGGCGGGCAGCACGTGGTCTCGATGTTCGGCGCCACGTTCGTCTTCCCGATCATCATGGGCCTCAATCCTCAACTGGCCGTGATGATGTCGGGTTTCTGCACGCTCTTCTTCCTGCTGGTCGTCAAGGGCCGGATTCCCAGCTACCTGGGGACGTCGGCCGCATTCGTCGGCGGCATCGCCGCGATCCGCGCCCAGGGCGGCACGTCGGCGCAGGTGACGGGCGCGATCCTGGTGTCGGGTCTCGTGCTCGCCGGGATCGGTGTGCTCATCCACTTCCTCGGAGGCGGGGTGGTGTTCAAGATCCTGCCGCCCGTGGTCACCGGCGCCGTCGTCATGCTGATCGGATTCAACCTGGCCCCGGTGGTGGCCGGAACGTACTGGCCCCAGGACCAGTGGGTCGCGCTGACGGTGATGGTCGTGCTGGTGGTGGCGAGCGTCGCGCTGCGCGGATTCCTCGGGCGGGTCGCGATCTTTCTGACACTGCTGTTCGGCTACGTGCTGTCGTGGGTGCTCGACCTGACGACCGGCATGATCACGTCGTACGACCCGGTCGCCGGCGCGGTGACCGAACACTTCCGCGTCAACTGGGACGGCGTCTCCTCCGCATCGTGGATCGGGCTTCCGCCGTTCTCCGACGAGGCGAACGGCATCGTCGGTATCCACGCGCCGTCGTTCAGTCTCACGTTCATCGTCCTCGTGCTGCCCGGTGTCATCGCGCTGATCGCGGAGAACGCCGGACACGTCAAGGCCGTCGCCGAGATCACCAAGACCGACCTCGACCCGATGATGGGACGCGCCCTGATCGGCGACGGCCTGGCCACCACCATCGCGACCAGCGTCGGCGGATCGCCCACGACGACGTACGCGGAGAACATCGGCGTCATGGCCGCGACCAAGGTGTACTCGACCGCCGCGTACGCCGCGGCCGGGGTGATCGCGATGCTGCTGGGCTTCTCCCCCAAATTCGGTGCCGTCATCTCCGCGACCCCCGGCGGGGTGCTCGGCGGAATCACGGTGGTGCTCTACGGGATCATCGGCCTGCTCGGCGCGAAGATCTGGAAGGAGAACGGCGTCGACTTCGGCAATCCGCTCAACCTGATGCCCATCGCAGCCGGCCTGATCATCGCGATCGGTGACGTGGAGCTGACGTTCAGCGACAGCTTCTCCCTGAGCGGCATCGCGCTCGGCACGATCGTGGTGATCGGGATGTACCACCTGTGCCGCGTCATCGCACCGAAGGACGCCGACAATGCCGACGACTCCGGCACCGGCCGTCACCACCCGAAGCCGACCACCGACGACGGAACGGTCCCGGATCGGGTCGGTCAACTCACGTGA
- a CDS encoding (2Fe-2S)-binding protein — protein sequence MTKAQRSIDEQLAELQEDTGEQHVAVTFTLNAVTQTVVLPSRTLASDAIRHHLRQTGTHVGCEHGVCGACTVLLDGKPVRSCLVLAASLEGREITTVEGLVEPDGTLHPVQQAFVDCHGLQCGFCTPGFVTTIAAFLEENDSPTREEATDAIAGNLCRCTGYQNIRAAVLRAAEIKRERSGEFPLGKDDESARASLDPKVRGTTNPVGGRAGRA from the coding sequence ATGACAAAGGCGCAGCGCAGCATCGACGAGCAACTCGCCGAACTGCAGGAAGATACCGGTGAACAGCACGTCGCGGTGACGTTCACGCTCAACGCGGTGACACAGACGGTGGTGCTGCCGTCGCGCACGCTGGCGTCCGACGCGATCCGGCATCATCTGCGGCAGACGGGGACGCACGTGGGCTGCGAGCACGGGGTGTGCGGCGCGTGCACCGTGCTGCTCGACGGCAAACCGGTGCGGTCGTGCCTGGTGCTCGCGGCGAGCCTCGAGGGCCGGGAGATCACCACGGTCGAGGGTCTCGTCGAACCCGACGGCACGCTGCATCCGGTGCAGCAGGCGTTCGTCGACTGTCACGGCCTGCAGTGCGGGTTCTGCACTCCCGGATTCGTCACGACCATCGCGGCGTTCCTCGAGGAGAACGACTCGCCCACTCGCGAGGAGGCCACCGACGCGATCGCCGGCAACCTCTGCCGGTGCACCGGCTACCAGAACATCCGGGCGGCCGTGTTGCGCGCCGCAGAGATCAAGCGGGAGCGTTCGGGCGAATTCCCGCTCGGCAAGGACGACGAGTCGGCACGCGCCTCACTCGATCCGAAGGTCCGCGGCACCACCAACCCCGTCGGGGGAAGGGCAGGGCGAGCATGA
- a CDS encoding SRPBCC family protein, whose protein sequence is MRIAGTALLTAPPEAVYDNLQDGKVLAATIPGVQSLEQVSDNHYKLSITAGVASIKGTYDGEVILSQQNRPQSFVMTASGAGAPGTVKADVTVRLEERDGGTLLSYDADAVVGGMVGGVGQRMITGVAKKMAGVFFKGIDGVIANGIPPAEVAAAAGEAPAVAGVPHAAPVPAAAAARLRAPEAASTATVLASAALGAGIALAGVLVGGILVRGTCSK, encoded by the coding sequence ATGAGAATCGCAGGCACCGCCCTACTGACCGCACCGCCGGAGGCCGTGTACGACAACCTGCAGGACGGAAAGGTCCTCGCGGCCACCATTCCCGGGGTGCAGTCGCTCGAGCAGGTCAGCGACAACCATTACAAGCTGTCCATCACGGCCGGCGTCGCGTCCATCAAGGGCACCTATGACGGCGAAGTGATTCTGTCGCAGCAGAATCGGCCGCAGTCGTTCGTGATGACGGCGTCCGGGGCGGGCGCACCCGGCACCGTCAAGGCCGACGTGACGGTGCGGCTCGAGGAACGCGACGGCGGCACCCTGCTCAGCTACGACGCGGACGCCGTCGTCGGCGGCATGGTCGGCGGCGTCGGGCAGCGGATGATCACCGGGGTCGCGAAGAAGATGGCCGGGGTGTTCTTCAAGGGCATCGACGGCGTCATCGCGAACGGCATCCCACCGGCCGAGGTCGCCGCGGCGGCGGGTGAGGCCCCGGCGGTCGCCGGCGTCCCGCACGCTGCCCCGGTTCCCGCGGCGGCCGCGGCCCGGCTGCGGGCACCCGAGGCGGCGTCCACGGCAACCGTTCTCGCGTCGGCAGCGCTGGGCGCCGGCATCGCCCTCGCCGGTGTTCTCGTCGGCGGCATCCTCGTGCGGGGCACCTGCTCGAAGTAA
- a CDS encoding FAD binding domain-containing protein: protein MKPSPLTYHRPRSIDEACQILADVAHEGKVLAGGQSLIPLLSMRLAAPAHLVDIGSIPRLDAVSSSRDLGVTFDALTTHSVLEADRGAAQVQPLIGRGLRLVAHPTIRNRGTTVGSIVHADPSAEMPAVLALLGGSITVRSVRGVREIRSTDLFAGPLESTLEADEIATSVTVPAAEPGVGTAIDEIARRHGDYALVGVAAQVRVEDGAVAEARMTYVSAGELGEVVDYTEILQGASATDDRDPLWRNLSEFARERIDTEPDIHATARYRSQLVAALTARVGFAAAQDAVLDGAAVHVSAGGR from the coding sequence ATGAAACCGTCGCCACTGACTTATCACCGACCTCGGTCGATCGACGAGGCCTGTCAGATTCTCGCGGACGTGGCACACGAGGGCAAGGTGCTCGCGGGCGGGCAGTCGCTGATCCCGCTGCTCTCGATGCGGCTGGCCGCGCCCGCGCACCTCGTCGACATCGGATCGATCCCCCGGCTGGACGCGGTGTCGTCCTCGCGTGACCTCGGTGTCACGTTCGACGCCCTGACCACGCACTCGGTGCTCGAAGCAGACCGCGGCGCCGCACAGGTGCAGCCGCTGATCGGCCGCGGGCTGCGCCTCGTCGCGCACCCGACCATCCGCAACCGCGGCACGACGGTCGGGTCCATCGTGCACGCCGACCCGTCCGCGGAGATGCCGGCGGTGCTCGCGCTGCTCGGTGGCTCGATCACCGTGCGCTCGGTGCGCGGCGTCCGGGAGATCCGGTCGACCGACCTGTTCGCCGGGCCGCTCGAAAGCACACTCGAGGCGGACGAGATCGCGACCAGTGTGACGGTCCCGGCCGCCGAACCCGGTGTCGGGACGGCGATCGACGAGATCGCCCGCAGGCACGGCGACTACGCGCTCGTCGGGGTCGCCGCCCAGGTGCGGGTCGAGGACGGTGCGGTGGCCGAGGCCCGGATGACGTACGTGTCGGCCGGCGAACTCGGTGAGGTCGTCGACTACACGGAGATCCTGCAGGGCGCGTCCGCGACGGACGACCGGGACCCGTTGTGGCGGAATCTGTCCGAGTTCGCGCGGGAACGAATCGACACCGAACCCGACATCCACGCCACGGCGCGGTACCGGTCGCAACTGGTGGCGGCCCTGACCGCCCGAGTGGGGTTCGCGGCCGCGCAGGATGCAGTGCTCGACGGTGCCGCCGTGCACGTGTCGGCGGGAGGAAGGTGA
- a CDS encoding hydantoinase/oxoprolinase family protein yields MESRKIRVGIDTGGTFTDVVAVDEESGAVVTTKTPSTPADPAQGFLTGIEKVLAKLGETGDAIGAVSHGTTVATNKLLEGKVENLGFITTEGYEHVLEIARQSVPDGYGNSYFWVKPDRIVPADRVRTIGGRLAFDGSEIRPLVEDDVRTAARFFADRGIRTIGVCLMHSYANPGHERRVRDILLEEYPEATVSISSQVLREYREYERSITTLVDAAVKPNIRNYVNNIANRLREFSSDEGEARDIPFYVMKSNGGVLSAKEVVHQPITTVLSGPAAGALGAALIASVAGVEQVLTCDGGGTSTDVTVVVRGEPALTTEGRVGAYPSKIPMIDVVTVGAGGGSIAWQTPEGTLRVGPQSAGADPGPLCYGKGGSEPTITDAHVLLGRIPPHLLGGEIPLDTELARKGVEQLAHQLKLDFEACATGILEVSAWNQANALRQITVKRGLDVRDFTLVTFGGSGSLLACRLVDILGLKDVLVPLNPGNVSAFGLLTVDVRNDYVQTHVCRHDRLEIAELQSGLDALAAEAEIALADEGFGESERKYARSADLRYLGQAFEVRVPVGDGPVTPELMDEAAERFHQAHKELYGYDFRGDPHQHVEWVNLRVSGIGPIKRPTLNEIAAGTGAESAVTGTRPAYFDEWVTTQVYDRARLGAGDVLEGPAVIEEFSSTIPVHPGFRARIDTFGNIRITKIADSNGANR; encoded by the coding sequence GTGGAATCCAGGAAGATTCGGGTCGGTATCGACACCGGCGGAACATTCACCGACGTCGTGGCTGTGGACGAGGAGTCCGGAGCCGTCGTCACCACCAAGACCCCCTCGACGCCCGCCGACCCGGCGCAGGGATTCCTCACCGGAATCGAGAAGGTGCTCGCCAAGCTCGGCGAGACCGGCGACGCGATCGGCGCCGTCAGCCACGGCACCACCGTCGCCACCAACAAACTCCTCGAAGGCAAGGTCGAGAACCTCGGGTTCATCACCACCGAGGGGTACGAGCACGTCCTCGAGATCGCCCGGCAGTCCGTCCCCGACGGCTACGGCAACTCCTACTTCTGGGTCAAGCCCGACCGCATCGTCCCCGCCGACCGCGTCCGCACCATCGGCGGCCGGCTCGCGTTCGACGGCAGCGAGATCCGCCCCCTCGTCGAGGACGACGTCCGCACGGCCGCCCGCTTCTTCGCCGACCGCGGCATCCGCACCATCGGCGTGTGCCTCATGCACTCCTACGCCAACCCGGGCCACGAGCGCCGCGTCCGGGATATTCTGCTCGAGGAATACCCCGAGGCGACGGTGAGCATCTCCAGCCAGGTGCTGCGCGAGTACCGCGAATACGAGCGGTCCATCACCACGCTCGTCGACGCGGCCGTGAAGCCGAACATCCGCAACTACGTGAACAACATCGCGAACCGGCTGCGCGAATTCTCCTCCGACGAGGGCGAGGCCCGCGACATCCCGTTCTACGTGATGAAGTCCAACGGCGGCGTGCTCTCCGCGAAGGAGGTCGTGCACCAGCCCATCACCACGGTGCTGTCCGGCCCGGCGGCAGGCGCGCTCGGTGCCGCGCTCATCGCGAGTGTCGCGGGCGTCGAACAGGTCCTCACGTGCGACGGCGGCGGAACGTCGACCGACGTCACCGTCGTGGTCCGCGGCGAGCCCGCGCTCACCACCGAGGGCCGGGTGGGGGCGTACCCGTCGAAGATCCCGATGATCGACGTCGTCACCGTCGGCGCAGGCGGCGGCTCCATCGCCTGGCAGACCCCCGAGGGCACGCTGCGCGTCGGACCGCAGTCGGCGGGCGCCGACCCCGGCCCGCTCTGCTACGGCAAGGGCGGCAGCGAGCCGACCATCACCGACGCCCACGTGCTGCTCGGCCGCATCCCACCCCACCTGCTCGGCGGCGAGATCCCCCTCGACACCGAACTGGCCCGCAAGGGCGTCGAGCAGCTCGCGCACCAGCTGAAGCTCGACTTCGAGGCCTGCGCCACCGGCATCCTCGAGGTGTCGGCGTGGAACCAGGCCAACGCGCTGCGGCAGATCACGGTCAAGCGCGGCCTCGACGTCCGCGACTTCACCCTGGTCACGTTCGGCGGCTCCGGGTCGCTGCTCGCCTGCCGGCTCGTCGACATCCTCGGACTGAAGGACGTCCTCGTCCCGCTGAACCCGGGCAACGTGTCCGCGTTCGGACTGCTCACCGTCGACGTCCGCAACGACTACGTGCAGACCCACGTCTGCCGGCACGACCGGCTGGAGATCGCCGAACTGCAGTCGGGGCTGGACGCGCTCGCCGCCGAGGCGGAAATCGCCCTCGCCGACGAGGGCTTCGGGGAGTCGGAGCGCAAGTACGCGCGGTCGGCCGACCTCCGCTACCTCGGTCAGGCGTTCGAGGTGCGCGTGCCCGTCGGCGACGGTCCCGTCACCCCGGAGCTGATGGACGAGGCCGCGGAACGGTTCCACCAGGCGCACAAGGAGCTGTACGGGTACGACTTCCGCGGCGACCCGCATCAGCACGTGGAGTGGGTGAACCTGCGGGTCAGCGGTATCGGCCCGATCAAGCGCCCGACGCTGAACGAGATCGCGGCGGGCACGGGAGCGGAGTCCGCCGTGACCGGCACCCGCCCGGCGTACTTCGACGAATGGGTCACCACCCAGGTCTACGACCGGGCCCGGCTCGGCGCCGGCGACGTGCTCGAGGGCCCCGCGGTGATCGAGGAATTCAGCTCCACCATCCCCGTGCACCCCGGTTTCCGGGCGCGGATCGACACCTTCGGAAACATCCGCATCACCAAGATCGCCGACTCGAACGGAGCGAACCGATGA